From the genome of Paraburkholderia aromaticivorans, one region includes:
- a CDS encoding copper homeostasis protein CutC, giving the protein MSVLLEVIATTVADARLAAQAGADRLELVTAMGEGGLTPSLGLIEAVVAAVGIPVNVIVRPHSRSFVYDADDYAVMLRDVRALKTAGANGIVIGMLDAAGEIDREGLARAIDAADGLAITFHRAFDEARDLGESLDVLLGFHAVTNVLTSGGQPSVLQAQATIRELVRQAAGSHLTVLAGAGLTVDAIAGFVSSTQVEAVHFGSGVRVDGKGLAPVDASRVAKVRALLDAHVSAASRR; this is encoded by the coding sequence ATGTCCGTCCTTCTAGAAGTCATTGCCACGACCGTTGCCGATGCGCGCCTCGCCGCGCAAGCGGGCGCCGACCGTCTCGAACTTGTCACCGCGATGGGCGAGGGCGGCCTGACGCCAAGCCTTGGCTTGATCGAAGCGGTGGTGGCGGCGGTCGGCATTCCCGTCAACGTGATCGTGCGGCCGCATAGCCGCTCGTTCGTGTACGACGCCGACGACTACGCGGTGATGCTGCGCGACGTGCGGGCGCTCAAGACAGCAGGCGCGAACGGTATCGTGATCGGCATGCTCGACGCCGCGGGCGAGATCGACCGCGAAGGTCTCGCACGTGCGATCGACGCGGCCGACGGACTGGCGATCACCTTCCATCGCGCATTCGACGAAGCGCGTGATTTGGGCGAATCGCTCGACGTGCTGCTTGGCTTTCACGCCGTGACGAATGTGTTGACCTCGGGCGGACAACCTTCGGTGCTGCAGGCGCAAGCCACGATCCGCGAGCTGGTGCGGCAAGCGGCCGGTTCGCATTTGACGGTGCTGGCCGGCGCGGGTTTGACGGTCGACGCCATCGCCGGTTTCGTGAGCAGCACGCAAGTCGAGGCGGTGCATTTCGGCTCGGGCGTTCGTGTGGACGGCAAGGGTCTCGCGCCGGTCGACGCGTCCCGAGTCGCGAAGGTCAGAGCGCTGCTGGATGCGCACGTGAGCGCCGCATCGCGCAGATAA
- a CDS encoding sensor domain-containing phosphodiesterase, with amino-acid sequence MTIAQQERTASAPHGFEVEMTSGLERFTVQHGELTLSSVFQPIFSLSHMRAVGYEGLLRAHDALDRPVSPLDVFGEAARVGDVLQVDRLAQTLHLENFKVLGAEREWLFLNVHPGALTDPYLAAALLATLKRLDLPPRRIVLEVLEHRAEDLERLADAVRQFRERGFLIALDDFGAGHSNVERIWQLNPDIVKLDRVMLSHAAHRADMATILPGLVALLHEAGKLVLIEGVETEHEAQMALACNADFVQGFFFGRPNPGAADALHAATCISELTERYRDQVEARERRNASRLAPYLRAFERAAERLAAGEPLEEVCWNFLALDHAARCFLLDAKGKQAGRNVVLRADRAAHETRFLPLADAQGANWLRRPYFRDAINAPERVHVTRPYLSINEALPCVTLSVATRVGEQTCVLCGDIDWVDEERF; translated from the coding sequence ATGACGATTGCGCAACAGGAAAGGACGGCCAGCGCGCCGCATGGCTTCGAGGTCGAGATGACGTCGGGGCTCGAACGTTTTACGGTGCAGCATGGCGAGCTCACGCTAAGCAGCGTGTTTCAGCCGATTTTCAGCCTGTCTCATATGCGGGCGGTCGGTTACGAAGGGCTGCTGCGGGCGCATGACGCGCTCGACCGGCCCGTGTCCCCGCTCGATGTTTTCGGCGAGGCCGCGCGCGTCGGCGACGTACTGCAGGTGGACCGGCTGGCCCAGACGCTGCATCTGGAAAATTTCAAGGTGCTCGGCGCCGAGCGGGAATGGCTGTTCCTGAACGTGCATCCCGGCGCGCTCACCGATCCGTATCTCGCCGCCGCCTTGCTGGCCACCCTGAAGCGGCTCGATCTGCCGCCGCGGCGCATCGTGCTCGAGGTGCTCGAACATCGCGCGGAAGATCTGGAGCGTCTCGCCGACGCGGTGCGCCAGTTCCGCGAGCGCGGGTTCCTGATCGCGCTCGACGACTTCGGCGCGGGCCACTCGAATGTCGAGCGGATCTGGCAATTGAATCCGGACATCGTGAAGCTCGATCGCGTGATGCTGTCGCACGCCGCGCATCGCGCCGACATGGCGACGATCCTGCCGGGCCTCGTTGCGCTGCTGCACGAAGCGGGCAAGCTGGTGCTGATCGAAGGCGTGGAAACGGAGCATGAAGCGCAGATGGCGCTCGCCTGCAACGCGGACTTCGTGCAAGGCTTCTTCTTTGGCCGTCCGAATCCGGGCGCGGCCGACGCGTTGCACGCGGCGACGTGCATCAGCGAACTCACCGAGCGTTATCGTGACCAGGTCGAAGCGCGCGAGCGCCGCAATGCGAGCCGCCTCGCGCCGTACTTGCGGGCTTTCGAGCGGGCGGCGGAGCGCCTCGCGGCCGGCGAACCGCTCGAGGAAGTGTGCTGGAATTTTCTCGCCCTCGACCATGCCGCGCGCTGCTTCCTGCTCGATGCGAAGGGCAAGCAGGCGGGGCGCAACGTCGTGCTGCGCGCCGATCGCGCGGCGCACGAAACGCGCTTTCTGCCGCTGGCCGACGCGCAAGGGGCGAACTGGCTGCGTCGCCCGTATTTCCGCGATGCGATCAATGCGCCGGAGCGCGTGCATGTGACGCGTCCCTATCTGTCGATCAACGAGGCGTTGCCGTGCGTCACGCTGTCGGTGGCAACGCGCGTCGGCGAGCAGACCTGTGTGCTGTGCGGCGATATCGACTGGGTGGACGAAGAGCGCTTTTGA
- a CDS encoding Na+/H+ antiporter, with product MDIVFTVLILLLAVAASGVVIRLLPIVLPLPLVQITIGAFLAWPRLGLHVTFDPDIFMMLFIPPLLFADGWRIPKREFFMARRSILMLALGLVFMTVVVVGYFVHALVPSISLPVAFALAAVLSPTDAVALSGIVGKGKIPGRLMHILEGEALMNDASGLVALKFAIAAALTGVFSLRDASISFVIIAVGGVVTGAAVSWLFSFVSARFLNLTEEGDPAPGVVMTLLIPFAAYLIAERFELSGILAAVAAGMMMNYATIANAGSVSSRVRANSTWTMIEFVFNGMVFILLGLQFPHILGRALLDAHETSNTQVWLLIGYIAAVAVALYTMRFIWVWLLRWFASRGAAKHGVSNAVPGLRMVAITTVAGVRGAVTLAGVLSLPELLPGGIPLPGRDLAIFIASGVILLSLLVAVVALPLLLNGWRRGKDPHAAEELLARTMAAQAAIRAVDEVHDTECADLDESASAYAADVTARVMDLYRRRLATLDEEQEPRELARRADALEFRMKLAAMRAERKTLLALRSSQEINDETLNKLMREVDLSETALTARRR from the coding sequence ATGGACATTGTCTTTACCGTACTGATTCTTTTGCTCGCCGTCGCCGCGTCCGGCGTCGTGATCCGTCTCCTGCCAATCGTCTTGCCGCTGCCGCTCGTGCAAATCACGATCGGCGCGTTCCTCGCATGGCCGAGGCTCGGGCTGCACGTCACCTTCGACCCGGACATTTTCATGATGCTGTTCATTCCGCCTTTGCTGTTCGCGGACGGATGGCGCATCCCCAAGCGCGAATTCTTCATGGCGCGCCGCTCGATCCTGATGCTCGCGCTCGGCCTCGTTTTCATGACGGTAGTGGTGGTTGGCTACTTCGTGCATGCGCTGGTGCCGTCGATCTCGCTGCCGGTTGCGTTCGCGCTCGCCGCGGTGTTGTCCCCGACCGATGCGGTGGCGCTGTCCGGCATCGTCGGCAAGGGCAAGATCCCCGGGCGGCTCATGCACATCCTGGAAGGCGAGGCGCTGATGAACGACGCCTCCGGACTGGTCGCGCTGAAATTCGCCATTGCCGCGGCGCTGACGGGCGTGTTTTCGCTGCGCGATGCGTCGATCAGTTTCGTGATCATCGCCGTGGGCGGTGTCGTGACCGGCGCGGCCGTGAGCTGGCTGTTCAGCTTCGTGTCGGCGCGCTTCCTGAATCTCACGGAAGAAGGCGATCCGGCGCCCGGCGTCGTGATGACGCTGCTGATTCCGTTCGCCGCATATCTGATCGCGGAGCGCTTCGAGTTGTCGGGCATCCTCGCCGCGGTCGCCGCCGGCATGATGATGAACTACGCGACGATCGCGAACGCCGGGTCGGTGTCATCGCGAGTGCGCGCCAACAGCACGTGGACGATGATCGAGTTCGTCTTCAACGGCATGGTGTTCATTCTGCTGGGGCTGCAGTTTCCCCACATTCTCGGCCGGGCATTGCTCGACGCGCACGAGACCAGCAATACGCAGGTCTGGCTGCTGATCGGCTATATCGCCGCAGTGGCGGTGGCGCTCTATACGATGCGCTTCATATGGGTCTGGCTGCTGCGCTGGTTCGCGAGCCGCGGCGCCGCGAAGCACGGCGTGTCGAATGCGGTACCCGGCTTGCGCATGGTCGCGATCACGACGGTGGCCGGGGTGCGCGGCGCCGTGACGCTCGCGGGCGTGCTGTCGTTGCCGGAGCTGTTGCCGGGCGGCATCCCATTGCCGGGCCGCGATCTGGCGATCTTCATCGCGTCCGGCGTGATTCTGCTCTCGCTGCTGGTGGCGGTCGTGGCGCTGCCGCTGTTGCTGAACGGCTGGCGCCGTGGCAAGGATCCGCACGCCGCCGAGGAATTGCTCGCGCGCACGATGGCCGCGCAAGCCGCGATTCGCGCGGTCGACGAGGTGCACGACACCGAGTGCGCGGATCTGGACGAGTCGGCCTCGGCGTATGCGGCGGATGTCACCGCGCGGGTGATGGATCTCTACCGGCGCCGCCTCGCCACGCTCGATGAAGAGCAGGAACCCCGCGAGCTGGCGCGCCGCGCCGATGCGCTGGAGTTCAGGATGAAGCTCGCGGCCATGAGAGCCGAGCGCAAGACGCTGCTGGCGCTGCGCAGCAGTCAGGAGATCAACGACGAGACGTTGAACAAGCTCATGCGCGAAGTGGATCTGTCCGAGACTGCGCTGACGGCGCGAAGGCGATGA
- a CDS encoding solute carrier family 23 protein, giving the protein MADSYFPRWRTQPAPAEGRIVGTDERLAWPQMFAMGVQHVVAMFGSTVLAPLLMGFDPNLCIFMSGIGTLLFFVLVGGRVPSYLGSSFAFIGLVIAVTGYGGHGPNLNIPVALGGIIACGVVYAVIGLIVSAVGTRWIETLMPPVVTGAIVCVIGLNLAPIAVHGVSGSNFDSWMALVTVLCVGAVAVFGRGMLQRLLILVGLLMAYGIYAIVTNGLGMGKPIDFSIVANAAWFGMPHFTAPVFNMQAMTLLAPIAVILVAENLGHIKAVSAMTGQNLDRYVGRAFLGDGLATIVSGFAGGTGVTTYAENIGVMAVTKIYSTLVFVIAAVIALVLGFSPKFGAVIQTIPGPVLGGVSIVVFGLIAVTGARIWVVNKVDFSDNRNLIVAAVTLVLGAGDFSLKLGGFGLGGIGTATFGAIILYALLRRKPVQGQVA; this is encoded by the coding sequence ATGGCCGATTCCTACTTCCCCCGCTGGCGCACCCAGCCCGCGCCTGCCGAGGGCCGCATTGTCGGCACTGACGAGCGGCTCGCATGGCCGCAGATGTTCGCCATGGGCGTGCAACACGTCGTCGCGATGTTCGGCTCGACCGTGCTCGCGCCGTTGCTGATGGGCTTCGATCCGAACCTGTGCATCTTCATGTCGGGCATCGGCACGCTGCTGTTTTTCGTGCTGGTGGGCGGGCGTGTGCCGAGCTATCTCGGCTCGAGCTTCGCGTTCATCGGTCTCGTGATCGCGGTAACGGGATACGGCGGCCACGGGCCGAACCTGAACATTCCGGTGGCGCTCGGCGGGATCATCGCGTGCGGCGTGGTGTATGCGGTGATCGGCCTGATCGTGTCGGCGGTCGGCACTCGATGGATCGAGACGCTGATGCCGCCGGTCGTGACGGGTGCGATCGTCTGTGTGATTGGTTTGAATCTGGCGCCGATCGCGGTGCATGGCGTGAGCGGCAGCAACTTCGATTCGTGGATGGCGCTGGTCACCGTGCTGTGCGTCGGCGCGGTCGCGGTGTTCGGGCGCGGCATGCTGCAGCGTCTGCTGATTCTGGTCGGCCTGCTGATGGCGTATGGGATCTACGCGATCGTCACGAACGGCCTCGGCATGGGCAAGCCGATCGATTTCTCCATTGTCGCGAACGCGGCGTGGTTCGGCATGCCGCACTTCACGGCGCCGGTTTTCAACATGCAGGCCATGACCCTGCTCGCGCCGATCGCGGTGATTCTGGTGGCGGAGAACCTCGGCCATATCAAGGCGGTGAGCGCGATGACGGGCCAGAATCTGGACCGCTACGTGGGCCGCGCATTTCTCGGCGATGGACTCGCGACGATCGTGTCCGGCTTTGCCGGCGGCACCGGTGTCACGACGTATGCCGAGAACATCGGCGTGATGGCCGTCACCAAGATTTATTCGACGCTGGTTTTCGTGATCGCCGCGGTGATCGCCTTGGTGCTGGGCTTTTCGCCGAAGTTCGGCGCGGTGATCCAGACCATTCCGGGGCCGGTGCTGGGCGGCGTGTCGATTGTCGTATTCGGGCTGATCGCCGTGACCGGCGCGCGCATCTGGGTCGTCAACAAGGTGGACTTCTCCGACAACCGCAATCTGATCGTGGCCGCGGTCACGCTCGTGCTCGGCGCCGGCGATTTCTCGTTGAAGCTCGGCGGCTTTGGTCTGGGTGGCATCGGCACCGCGACCTTTGGCGCGATCATTCTCTATGCGCTCCTGAGAAGAAAGCCGGTGCAAGGTCAGGTAGCCTGA